In Gemmatimonadota bacterium, the following are encoded in one genomic region:
- a CDS encoding outer membrane lipoprotein carrier protein LolA: MAAHLWVGLLTGLMAMQGVEATGVVRTPEDVGPLEYVGPPEQLHTAETVTGKMRQRFDAVRSLAARYTVTTFAAVLESRSETEGKLYLQRDRNRLRMEEAGQTIVSDGETLWTYVPGNRQVIVSPAGEEGSESGPGRTGRPGRPDDFIFNYSNRYLYALEGREPVDGMPCSRLRLTAVEPADGLPDLRIWVDEKNWLTRKVTYRDDMGSETTLRFMDYRLNEKLAPGLFEMTAPEGVEWVDLR; encoded by the coding sequence ATGGCCGCTCATCTCTGGGTCGGCCTGTTGACCGGCCTGATGGCGATGCAGGGTGTTGAAGCGACGGGGGTCGTCCGGACGCCGGAGGACGTCGGACCGCTGGAGTACGTCGGACCGCCGGAGCAGCTTCATACGGCGGAGACCGTCACCGGAAAGATGCGCCAGCGCTTCGACGCCGTGCGGTCTCTGGCGGCCCGGTATACCGTTACGACGTTTGCGGCCGTGCTCGAAAGCCGTAGCGAGACCGAAGGGAAACTCTATCTGCAGAGGGACCGGAACCGCCTGCGCATGGAAGAGGCCGGCCAGACCATCGTTTCAGACGGCGAGACGCTGTGGACCTACGTGCCCGGCAACCGGCAGGTCATCGTGTCGCCGGCGGGGGAAGAGGGATCGGAATCCGGACCCGGGCGCACGGGCCGGCCAGGCCGACCGGACGACTTCATATTCAACTACTCGAACCGTTACCTGTATGCGCTGGAGGGCAGGGAACCGGTCGATGGCATGCCGTGCTCCCGGCTCAGGCTCACCGCCGTCGAACCGGCCGACGGCCTTCCGGATCTGCGCATCTGGGTGGACGAGAAAAACTGGCTTACGCGGAAAGTGACGTACAGGGACGACATGGGGTCTGAAACCACCCTGCGTTTCATGGATTACCGTCTGAACGAGAAACTCGCTCCCGGGTTGTTCGAAATGACGGCGCCCGAGGGGGTCGAATGGGTCGACCTGCGCTGA
- the rimO gene encoding 30S ribosomal protein S12 methylthiotransferase RimO, with protein sequence MPNISLASLGCSKNLVDSEVMLGQLTRAGYNVVADHGDADVIIVNTCAFIGPAKEESIETILDLARFKEDGRCDSLVVTGCMAQRYAHGLVAEMPEVDAVIGVHQYPRIVQLLDRLRGRRETLREIRRQPLPTDYSYPRVITTPRHSVYLKIAEGCDRRCTFCIIPAIRGGQRSRTVDSLVEEARTLAGQGAVELNLISQDTTWYGKDLAQPARLEDLLTALNGVEGVRWIRALYNHPVRFTDTLIHAFADLERVCNYIDMPLQHISDPMLSRMNRETTSKETRALLKRIRDRMPDATLRTTFIVGFPGETEEDFEQLYDFVGETRFDRMGVFMYSREEQTPAARYDGQISEPVKQERHDRLMALQREISLERNRSFVGKTVEVLIDELADEGHYTGRTAADAPEVDNEVLVTGEGLAAEDGLAPGDFASVDIIDAMEYDLVGAVSTGSPVHGGPKPQRGPNPQTFPAQFGTPA encoded by the coding sequence TTGCCCAACATCAGTCTCGCCAGCCTGGGTTGTTCGAAGAACCTGGTGGATTCCGAAGTCATGCTGGGCCAGCTCACCCGGGCTGGATACAACGTGGTGGCCGACCACGGCGACGCGGACGTCATCATCGTGAACACCTGTGCGTTCATCGGTCCCGCCAAGGAGGAGTCCATCGAGACCATACTGGACCTCGCGCGGTTCAAGGAGGACGGCCGGTGCGATTCGCTCGTCGTCACGGGATGCATGGCGCAGCGATACGCCCACGGCCTGGTGGCCGAAATGCCGGAAGTGGACGCCGTGATCGGTGTGCATCAATACCCGCGCATCGTCCAACTGCTGGACCGTCTGCGCGGCCGGCGCGAGACCCTGCGGGAGATACGAAGGCAGCCCCTGCCCACCGACTACTCCTACCCGAGGGTCATCACCACGCCCCGCCATTCCGTCTACCTCAAGATCGCCGAGGGGTGCGACCGCAGGTGCACGTTCTGCATCATCCCGGCCATCCGGGGCGGCCAGCGGAGCCGCACCGTGGATTCGCTCGTGGAAGAGGCCCGGACGCTGGCCGGCCAGGGCGCCGTCGAACTGAACCTGATCTCGCAAGACACCACCTGGTACGGCAAGGACCTGGCGCAGCCGGCCAGGCTGGAGGACCTGCTCACCGCCCTGAACGGCGTGGAAGGCGTGCGCTGGATCCGGGCGCTGTACAATCACCCCGTGCGGTTCACCGACACGCTGATCCATGCCTTCGCCGACCTGGAACGGGTGTGCAACTATATCGACATGCCTCTGCAGCACATATCGGACCCCATGCTCTCGCGCATGAACCGCGAGACGACCTCGAAGGAGACGCGCGCGCTCCTGAAGCGGATCCGCGACCGGATGCCGGACGCGACGCTGAGAACCACCTTCATCGTGGGCTTTCCGGGAGAGACCGAGGAGGACTTCGAACAGCTCTACGACTTCGTCGGGGAGACGCGGTTCGACCGCATGGGCGTGTTCATGTATTCGCGGGAGGAGCAGACGCCGGCCGCACGGTACGACGGCCAGATCTCCGAGCCCGTCAAGCAGGAGCGGCACGACCGGCTCATGGCGCTGCAGCGCGAAATATCACTCGAACGCAACCGGTCCTTCGTGGGGAAGACGGTCGAAGTGCTGATCGACGAACTTGCCGATGAAGGGCACTACACCGGGCGGACCGCCGCGGATGCGCCGGAGGTCGACAACGAGGTGCTGGTCACCGGCGAAGGCCTGGCGGCCGAGGACGGTCTGGCCCCCGGAGACTTCGCCTCCGTGGACATCATCGACGCCATGGAATACGACCTGGTCGGCGCGGTCTCGACAGGGTCCCCCGTACACGGTGGACCAAAACCGCAGCGAGGGCCAAACCCGCAGACGTTTCCCGCCCAATTCGGAACACCGGCATGA